A part of Papaver somniferum cultivar HN1 unplaced genomic scaffold, ASM357369v1 unplaced-scaffold_118, whole genome shotgun sequence genomic DNA contains:
- the LOC113330514 gene encoding uncharacterized protein LOC113330514 — MIMWEIWKFRCLTVFEGGNSHTNNIIISIRNFCTKHNILGRENDNTSRHQAKITKKKWEKPPQNWLKLNFDATFDKHSKTCGIGLILRDCAGQFLEAMVKVINARDAEQGEGLALLEAVEWIKSRSWSKVIIEGDCKTVIEAVTSNFGNEAADGLANMPRNINVIKFEMRTHQDAFTQLLSWINPCNFLF; from the exons ATGATTATGTGGGAAATATGGAAGTTTAGATGTCTAACTGTTTTTGAGGGGGGGAATTCTCATACCAACAACATTATCATAAGCATTAGAAATTTCTGCACTAAGCATAACATTCTAGGTAGAGAGAATGATAATACTAGCAGACATCAGGCCAAAATAACTAAGAAAAAATGGGAAAAACCTCCCCAAAACTGGTTGAAGTTAAACTTTGATGCAACTTTTGACAAGCATTCTAAAACTTGTGGTATTGGTCTAATTCTAAGAGACTGTGCAGGACAATTTCTGGAGGCCATGGTGAAAGTGATAAATGCTAGAGATGCTGAACAAGGGGAAGGACTAGCACTTCTAGAAGCAGTGGAGTGGATAAAGAGTAGAAGTTGGAGTAAAGTTATCATTGAAGGTGATTGTAAAACTGTCATTGAAGCTGTGACTTCAAATTTTG GTAATGAAGCGGCTGATGGCTTAGCAAATATGCCAAGAAATATCAATGTAATCAAGTTTGAGATGAGAACCCACCAAGATGCATTCACTCAATTATTGAGTTGGATAAATCCGTGTAACTTTCTTTTCTAG
- the LOC113330569 gene encoding bifunctional riboflavin biosynthesis protein RIBA 1, chloroplastic-like — MASINPSCSMVTTPSHSRRKKYFNWFNGLRCDNSFGANANTSSFSMIRLSNSREGGSRLRAAVVSGDEQAKLSGAFETLAADMIPTTDDFFMDKDEPDWDTPTGGFASVDEAIEDIRQGKMVIVVDDEDRENEGDLIMAAELATPEAMAFIVKHGTGIVCVSMQGEYLDRLQLPLMVQTKENEEKLCTAFTVTVDAKHGTTTGVSAQDRAKTILTLASRDSKPEDLNRPGHIFPLRYRDGGVLKRAGHTEASVDLAVLAGFDPVAVLCEIVDDDGSMARLPKLREFAQRETLKIISIADLIRYRRKSDKLVERSSVARIPTMWGPFEAYCYKSMLDGIEHIAMVKGDIGDGENILVRVHSECLTGDIFGSARCDCGDQLALAMKQIEAAGKGVLVYLRGHEGRGIGLGHKLRAYNLQDDGRDTVEANEELGLPVDSREYGIGAQILRDVGVHSMKLMTNNPTKYVGLKGYGLSVVGRVPLLTPITKDNQRYLETKRKKMGHVYNFEFNGRLNNLISGTEQ; from the exons ATGGCGTCTATCAACCCTTCTTGCTCTATGGTTACTACTCCCTCCCATTCACG AAGGAAGAAATATTTTAACTGGTTCAATGGGCTAAGATGCGATAACTCGTTTGGAGCAAATGCAAACACGTCAAGTTTTTCCATGATTAGATTGAGTAATTCACGCGAAGGTGGCAGTAGACTTAGAGCTGCAGTTGTTTCGGGGGATGAACAGGCTAAATTATCAGGTGCATTTGAGACACTGGCAGCAGATATGATTCCTACAACTGATGATTTCTTTATGGACAAGGATGAGCCTGATTGGGATACACCAACGGGTGGATTCGCTTCCGTTGATGAGGCCATTGAAGATATTCGTCAAGGCAAG ATGGTCATTGTTGTGGATGACGAAGACAGAGAAAATGAAGGAGATCTAATAATGGCAGCAGAATTAGCAACTCCTGAAGCCATGGCGTTTATTGTAAAGCATGGAACTGGAATTGTGTGTGTCAGCATGCAAGGAGAATACTTGGATAGGTTACAGCTACCTTTAATGGTCCAGACAAAGGAGAATGAGGAGAAACTTTGTACGGCATTCACAGTAACAGTG GATGCAAAACATGGTACAACCACGGGGGTGTCCGCTCAAGATAGAGCAAAGACAATCTTGACTCTTGCATCAAGAGATTCTAAACCCGAGGATTTGAACCGTCCAGGGCATATTTTCCCTTTGAGGTATAGGGATGGAGGTGTTCTCAAAAGAGCAGGGCATACTGAAGCATCTGTTGATCTTGCAGTCTTGGCCGGGTTTGACCCTGTTGCGGTTCTCTGTGAGATCGTTGATGACGATGGTTCCATGGCAAGATTGCCAAAGCTTCGTGAATTTGCCCAGCGAGAGACCTTGAAAATTATTTCGATTGCTGATTTAATCAG ATATAGAAGGAAATCAGATAAACTGGTCGAGCGGTCCTCTGTGGCACGTATACCCACCATGTGGGGACCTTTTGAGGCCTACTGTTACAAGTCAATGCTAGATGGAATTGAGCATATAGCCATGGTGAAA GGTGATATTGGGGATGGTGAAAACATTCTTGTGAGGGTACACTCCGAGTGCCTTACAGGAGACATATTTGGGTCGGCAAGATGTGACTGTGGGGATCAGCTTGCACTTGCCATGAAGCAAATTGAGGCAGCTGGAAAGGGTGTGTTGGTGTATCTCCGTGGACACGAAGGAAGGGGAATTGGTCTTGGCCACAAGCTTCGTGCGTACAACTTGCAGGATGATGGGCGGGACACAGTAGAGGCAAATGAGGAGCTTGGATTACCTGTTGATTCACGAGAATACGGCATTGGCGCGCAG ATATTACGAGATGTTGGTGTACACTCAATGAAGTTGATGACGAATAATCCAACGAAGTATGTTGGGCTTAAAGGTTATGGTTTGTCAGTTGTGGGCAGAGTTCCGTTGTTGACCCCAATTACAAAGGATAACCAGAGATATTTGGAGACAAAACGGAAAAAAATGGGCCATGTATACAACTTTGAATTTAACGGTCGGCTTAACAATCTCATTAGTGGTACTGAGCAGTAA
- the LOC113330574 gene encoding queuine tRNA-ribosyltransferase catalytic subunit 1-like isoform X3, whose translation MPVSPTVRTMALKFEVLGRCNRARASKLTLPHFECQTPLFMPVGTQVIQQSYLLKGTIKGLTTSQLEDIGCHIILGNTYHLELRPGSELIDELGGLHNFMNWPRALLTDSGGFQMVSLLHLADITEKGVTFQSPVDGKPMLLTPEESIQIQNRIGADIIMALDDVVKTTITGPRVEEAMYRTIRWIDRCIAAHKRPDEQNLFGIVQGGLDPDLRDICVKELVKRNLPGYAIGGLSGGEEKDSFWRVVAQCTAALPDDKPRYVMGVGYPLDIVVCSALGADMFDCVYPTRTARFGTALVPEGLLKLKHKVMASDMRPIDPECTCMVCKKYTRAYIHSLVTKDAMGSQLVSYHNLSYMMRLSRDLHMSIIKGCFPEFVCGFLKKMFPKGDIPEWVCDAMEVACIDISTCCFPSKD comes from the exons ATGCCAGTTTCTCCAACTGTTCGAACAATGGCGCTTAAATTCGAG GTTTTGGGTCGGTGTAATCGTGCTCGTGCATCCAAACTTACGCTTCCACACTTTGAGTGTCAGACGCCTCTATTTATGCCTGTTGGAACACAAG TTATTCAACAAAGTTACTTGTTAAAAGGCACAATAAAGGGTTTAACGACTAGCCAACTCGAAGATATCGGCTGTCATATAATACTTGGAAATACCTACCATTTGGAACTTCGTCCTGGTTCAGAGTTGATTGATGAACTTGGGGGCCTGCACAATTTTATGAACTGGCCAAGAGCACTACTTACGGACTCCGGTGGCTTTCAAATG GTCTCTCTGTTGCATTTAGCTGACATCACTGAGAAGGGTGTGACGTTTCAG TCACCTGTCGATGGAAAGCCAATGCTCTTAACACCTGAAGAATCAATACAAATCCAA AATAGAATTGGAGCAGATATCATTATGGCCCTTGACGATGTTGTCAAAACCACTATTACTGGTCCACGAGTTGAAGAAGCTATGTATCGCACCATACGTTGGATAGACAGATGTATAGCTG CTCACAAGAGACCAGATGAGCAAAATTTGTTTGGTATAGTACAAGGAGGTTTGGATCCAGATCTCAG GGATATATGCGTTAAAGAACTGGTCAAGCGCAATTTACCTGG CTATGCTATTGGTGGTCTTTCAGGTGGCGAAGAAAAAGATTCATTTTGGCGTGTTGTGGCTCAGTGCACTGCAGCTTTGCCCGATGATAAACCCCGATATGTTATG GGTGTTGGATATCCTCTTGATATTGTTGTGTGCAGCGCATTAGGTGCCGACATGTTTGACTGTGTATATCCAACGCGTACGGCTCGTTTTGGAACAGCTCTTGTACCCGAG GGGTTGCTTAAATTAAAGCACAAAGTAATGGCCAGTGATATGCGTCCCATCGATCCAGAATGCACCTGTATG GTCTGCAAGAAGTATACAAGAGCTTATATTCATTCTCTTGTTACAAAAGATGCTATGGGATCTCAGCTTGTATCATATCACAATTTGTCTTACATGATGAGG CTTAGCAGGGACCTACACATGTCCATAATTAAAGGATGCTTCCCAGA GTTTGTTTGTGGCTTTCTGAAGAAGATG TTCCCCAAAGGTGATATTCCAGAATGGGTCTGCGATGCTATGGAGGTTGCCTGTATCGACATCTCTACTTGCTGTTTTCCGTCCAAGGATTAA
- the LOC113330574 gene encoding queuine tRNA-ribosyltransferase catalytic subunit 1-like isoform X1, with translation MKIKHKTARVKRWNSRRSRYCLMPVSPTVRTMALKFEVLGRCNRARASKLTLPHFECQTPLFMPVGTQVIQQSYLLKGTIKGLTTSQLEDIGCHIILGNTYHLELRPGSELIDELGGLHNFMNWPRALLTDSGGFQMVSLLHLADITEKGVTFQSPVDGKPMLLTPEESIQIQNRIGADIIMALDDVVKTTITGPRVEEAMYRTIRWIDRCIAAHKRPDEQNLFGIVQGGLDPDLRDICVKELVKRNLPGYAIGGLSGGEEKDSFWRVVAQCTAALPDDKPRYVMGVGYPLDIVVCSALGADMFDCVYPTRTARFGTALVPEGLLKLKHKVMASDMRPIDPECTCMVCKKYTRAYIHSLVTKDAMGSQLVSYHNLSYMMRLSRDLHMSIIKGCFPEFVCGFLKKMFPKGDIPEWVCDAMEVACIDISTCCFPSKD, from the exons ATGAAGATAAAGCACAAAACTGCAAGAGTAAAAAGGTGGAATTCAAGACGTTCAAGATA CTGTTTGATGCCAGTTTCTCCAACTGTTCGAACAATGGCGCTTAAATTCGAG GTTTTGGGTCGGTGTAATCGTGCTCGTGCATCCAAACTTACGCTTCCACACTTTGAGTGTCAGACGCCTCTATTTATGCCTGTTGGAACACAAG TTATTCAACAAAGTTACTTGTTAAAAGGCACAATAAAGGGTTTAACGACTAGCCAACTCGAAGATATCGGCTGTCATATAATACTTGGAAATACCTACCATTTGGAACTTCGTCCTGGTTCAGAGTTGATTGATGAACTTGGGGGCCTGCACAATTTTATGAACTGGCCAAGAGCACTACTTACGGACTCCGGTGGCTTTCAAATG GTCTCTCTGTTGCATTTAGCTGACATCACTGAGAAGGGTGTGACGTTTCAG TCACCTGTCGATGGAAAGCCAATGCTCTTAACACCTGAAGAATCAATACAAATCCAA AATAGAATTGGAGCAGATATCATTATGGCCCTTGACGATGTTGTCAAAACCACTATTACTGGTCCACGAGTTGAAGAAGCTATGTATCGCACCATACGTTGGATAGACAGATGTATAGCTG CTCACAAGAGACCAGATGAGCAAAATTTGTTTGGTATAGTACAAGGAGGTTTGGATCCAGATCTCAG GGATATATGCGTTAAAGAACTGGTCAAGCGCAATTTACCTGG CTATGCTATTGGTGGTCTTTCAGGTGGCGAAGAAAAAGATTCATTTTGGCGTGTTGTGGCTCAGTGCACTGCAGCTTTGCCCGATGATAAACCCCGATATGTTATG GGTGTTGGATATCCTCTTGATATTGTTGTGTGCAGCGCATTAGGTGCCGACATGTTTGACTGTGTATATCCAACGCGTACGGCTCGTTTTGGAACAGCTCTTGTACCCGAG GGGTTGCTTAAATTAAAGCACAAAGTAATGGCCAGTGATATGCGTCCCATCGATCCAGAATGCACCTGTATG GTCTGCAAGAAGTATACAAGAGCTTATATTCATTCTCTTGTTACAAAAGATGCTATGGGATCTCAGCTTGTATCATATCACAATTTGTCTTACATGATGAGG CTTAGCAGGGACCTACACATGTCCATAATTAAAGGATGCTTCCCAGA GTTTGTTTGTGGCTTTCTGAAGAAGATG TTCCCCAAAGGTGATATTCCAGAATGGGTCTGCGATGCTATGGAGGTTGCCTGTATCGACATCTCTACTTGCTGTTTTCCGTCCAAGGATTAA
- the LOC113330574 gene encoding queuine tRNA-ribosyltransferase catalytic subunit 1-like isoform X6 — protein sequence MKIKHKTARVKRWNSRRSRYCLMPVSPTVRTMALKFEVLGRCNRARASKLTLPHFECQTPLFMPVGTQVIQQSYLLKGTIKGLTTSQLEDIGCHIILGNTYHLELRPGSELIDELGGLHNFMNWPRALLTDSGGFQMVSLLHLADITEKGVTFQSPVDGKPMLLTPEESIQIQNRIGADIIMALDDVVKTTITGPRVEEAMYRTIRWIDRCIAGGEEKDSFWRVVAQCTAALPDDKPRYVMGVGYPLDIVVCSALGADMFDCVYPTRTARFGTALVPEGLLKLKHKVMASDMRPIDPECTCMVCKKYTRAYIHSLVTKDAMGSQLVSYHNLSYMMRLSRDLHMSIIKGCFPEFVCGFLKKMFPKGDIPEWVCDAMEVACIDISTCCFPSKD from the exons ATGAAGATAAAGCACAAAACTGCAAGAGTAAAAAGGTGGAATTCAAGACGTTCAAGATA CTGTTTGATGCCAGTTTCTCCAACTGTTCGAACAATGGCGCTTAAATTCGAG GTTTTGGGTCGGTGTAATCGTGCTCGTGCATCCAAACTTACGCTTCCACACTTTGAGTGTCAGACGCCTCTATTTATGCCTGTTGGAACACAAG TTATTCAACAAAGTTACTTGTTAAAAGGCACAATAAAGGGTTTAACGACTAGCCAACTCGAAGATATCGGCTGTCATATAATACTTGGAAATACCTACCATTTGGAACTTCGTCCTGGTTCAGAGTTGATTGATGAACTTGGGGGCCTGCACAATTTTATGAACTGGCCAAGAGCACTACTTACGGACTCCGGTGGCTTTCAAATG GTCTCTCTGTTGCATTTAGCTGACATCACTGAGAAGGGTGTGACGTTTCAG TCACCTGTCGATGGAAAGCCAATGCTCTTAACACCTGAAGAATCAATACAAATCCAA AATAGAATTGGAGCAGATATCATTATGGCCCTTGACGATGTTGTCAAAACCACTATTACTGGTCCACGAGTTGAAGAAGCTATGTATCGCACCATACGTTGGATAGACAGATGTATAGCTG GTGGCGAAGAAAAAGATTCATTTTGGCGTGTTGTGGCTCAGTGCACTGCAGCTTTGCCCGATGATAAACCCCGATATGTTATG GGTGTTGGATATCCTCTTGATATTGTTGTGTGCAGCGCATTAGGTGCCGACATGTTTGACTGTGTATATCCAACGCGTACGGCTCGTTTTGGAACAGCTCTTGTACCCGAG GGGTTGCTTAAATTAAAGCACAAAGTAATGGCCAGTGATATGCGTCCCATCGATCCAGAATGCACCTGTATG GTCTGCAAGAAGTATACAAGAGCTTATATTCATTCTCTTGTTACAAAAGATGCTATGGGATCTCAGCTTGTATCATATCACAATTTGTCTTACATGATGAGG CTTAGCAGGGACCTACACATGTCCATAATTAAAGGATGCTTCCCAGA GTTTGTTTGTGGCTTTCTGAAGAAGATG TTCCCCAAAGGTGATATTCCAGAATGGGTCTGCGATGCTATGGAGGTTGCCTGTATCGACATCTCTACTTGCTGTTTTCCGTCCAAGGATTAA
- the LOC113330574 gene encoding queuine tRNA-ribosyltransferase catalytic subunit 1-like isoform X2, whose protein sequence is MKIKHKTARVKRWNSRRSRYCLMPVSPTVRTMALKFEVLGRCNRARASKLTLPHFECQTPLFMPVGTQGTIKGLTTSQLEDIGCHIILGNTYHLELRPGSELIDELGGLHNFMNWPRALLTDSGGFQMVSLLHLADITEKGVTFQSPVDGKPMLLTPEESIQIQNRIGADIIMALDDVVKTTITGPRVEEAMYRTIRWIDRCIAAHKRPDEQNLFGIVQGGLDPDLRDICVKELVKRNLPGYAIGGLSGGEEKDSFWRVVAQCTAALPDDKPRYVMGVGYPLDIVVCSALGADMFDCVYPTRTARFGTALVPEGLLKLKHKVMASDMRPIDPECTCMVCKKYTRAYIHSLVTKDAMGSQLVSYHNLSYMMRLSRDLHMSIIKGCFPEFVCGFLKKMFPKGDIPEWVCDAMEVACIDISTCCFPSKD, encoded by the exons ATGAAGATAAAGCACAAAACTGCAAGAGTAAAAAGGTGGAATTCAAGACGTTCAAGATA CTGTTTGATGCCAGTTTCTCCAACTGTTCGAACAATGGCGCTTAAATTCGAG GTTTTGGGTCGGTGTAATCGTGCTCGTGCATCCAAACTTACGCTTCCACACTTTGAGTGTCAGACGCCTCTATTTATGCCTGTTGGAACACAAG GCACAATAAAGGGTTTAACGACTAGCCAACTCGAAGATATCGGCTGTCATATAATACTTGGAAATACCTACCATTTGGAACTTCGTCCTGGTTCAGAGTTGATTGATGAACTTGGGGGCCTGCACAATTTTATGAACTGGCCAAGAGCACTACTTACGGACTCCGGTGGCTTTCAAATG GTCTCTCTGTTGCATTTAGCTGACATCACTGAGAAGGGTGTGACGTTTCAG TCACCTGTCGATGGAAAGCCAATGCTCTTAACACCTGAAGAATCAATACAAATCCAA AATAGAATTGGAGCAGATATCATTATGGCCCTTGACGATGTTGTCAAAACCACTATTACTGGTCCACGAGTTGAAGAAGCTATGTATCGCACCATACGTTGGATAGACAGATGTATAGCTG CTCACAAGAGACCAGATGAGCAAAATTTGTTTGGTATAGTACAAGGAGGTTTGGATCCAGATCTCAG GGATATATGCGTTAAAGAACTGGTCAAGCGCAATTTACCTGG CTATGCTATTGGTGGTCTTTCAGGTGGCGAAGAAAAAGATTCATTTTGGCGTGTTGTGGCTCAGTGCACTGCAGCTTTGCCCGATGATAAACCCCGATATGTTATG GGTGTTGGATATCCTCTTGATATTGTTGTGTGCAGCGCATTAGGTGCCGACATGTTTGACTGTGTATATCCAACGCGTACGGCTCGTTTTGGAACAGCTCTTGTACCCGAG GGGTTGCTTAAATTAAAGCACAAAGTAATGGCCAGTGATATGCGTCCCATCGATCCAGAATGCACCTGTATG GTCTGCAAGAAGTATACAAGAGCTTATATTCATTCTCTTGTTACAAAAGATGCTATGGGATCTCAGCTTGTATCATATCACAATTTGTCTTACATGATGAGG CTTAGCAGGGACCTACACATGTCCATAATTAAAGGATGCTTCCCAGA GTTTGTTTGTGGCTTTCTGAAGAAGATG TTCCCCAAAGGTGATATTCCAGAATGGGTCTGCGATGCTATGGAGGTTGCCTGTATCGACATCTCTACTTGCTGTTTTCCGTCCAAGGATTAA
- the LOC113330574 gene encoding queuine tRNA-ribosyltransferase catalytic subunit 1-like isoform X5, with the protein MKIKHKTARVKRWNSRRSRYCLMPVSPTVRTMALKFEVLGRCNRARASKLTLPHFECQTPLFMPVGTQELIDELGGLHNFMNWPRALLTDSGGFQMVSLLHLADITEKGVTFQSPVDGKPMLLTPEESIQIQNRIGADIIMALDDVVKTTITGPRVEEAMYRTIRWIDRCIAAHKRPDEQNLFGIVQGGLDPDLRDICVKELVKRNLPGYAIGGLSGGEEKDSFWRVVAQCTAALPDDKPRYVMGVGYPLDIVVCSALGADMFDCVYPTRTARFGTALVPEGLLKLKHKVMASDMRPIDPECTCMVCKKYTRAYIHSLVTKDAMGSQLVSYHNLSYMMRLSRDLHMSIIKGCFPEFVCGFLKKMFPKGDIPEWVCDAMEVACIDISTCCFPSKD; encoded by the exons ATGAAGATAAAGCACAAAACTGCAAGAGTAAAAAGGTGGAATTCAAGACGTTCAAGATA CTGTTTGATGCCAGTTTCTCCAACTGTTCGAACAATGGCGCTTAAATTCGAG GTTTTGGGTCGGTGTAATCGTGCTCGTGCATCCAAACTTACGCTTCCACACTTTGAGTGTCAGACGCCTCTATTTATGCCTGTTGGAACACAAG AGTTGATTGATGAACTTGGGGGCCTGCACAATTTTATGAACTGGCCAAGAGCACTACTTACGGACTCCGGTGGCTTTCAAATG GTCTCTCTGTTGCATTTAGCTGACATCACTGAGAAGGGTGTGACGTTTCAG TCACCTGTCGATGGAAAGCCAATGCTCTTAACACCTGAAGAATCAATACAAATCCAA AATAGAATTGGAGCAGATATCATTATGGCCCTTGACGATGTTGTCAAAACCACTATTACTGGTCCACGAGTTGAAGAAGCTATGTATCGCACCATACGTTGGATAGACAGATGTATAGCTG CTCACAAGAGACCAGATGAGCAAAATTTGTTTGGTATAGTACAAGGAGGTTTGGATCCAGATCTCAG GGATATATGCGTTAAAGAACTGGTCAAGCGCAATTTACCTGG CTATGCTATTGGTGGTCTTTCAGGTGGCGAAGAAAAAGATTCATTTTGGCGTGTTGTGGCTCAGTGCACTGCAGCTTTGCCCGATGATAAACCCCGATATGTTATG GGTGTTGGATATCCTCTTGATATTGTTGTGTGCAGCGCATTAGGTGCCGACATGTTTGACTGTGTATATCCAACGCGTACGGCTCGTTTTGGAACAGCTCTTGTACCCGAG GGGTTGCTTAAATTAAAGCACAAAGTAATGGCCAGTGATATGCGTCCCATCGATCCAGAATGCACCTGTATG GTCTGCAAGAAGTATACAAGAGCTTATATTCATTCTCTTGTTACAAAAGATGCTATGGGATCTCAGCTTGTATCATATCACAATTTGTCTTACATGATGAGG CTTAGCAGGGACCTACACATGTCCATAATTAAAGGATGCTTCCCAGA GTTTGTTTGTGGCTTTCTGAAGAAGATG TTCCCCAAAGGTGATATTCCAGAATGGGTCTGCGATGCTATGGAGGTTGCCTGTATCGACATCTCTACTTGCTGTTTTCCGTCCAAGGATTAA
- the LOC113330574 gene encoding queuine tRNA-ribosyltransferase catalytic subunit 1-like isoform X4, with protein MKIKHKTARVKRWNSRRSRYCLMPVSPTVRTMALKFEVLGRCNRARASKLTLPHFECQTPLFMPVGTQVIQQSYLLKGTIKGLTTSQLEDIGCHIILGNTYHLELRPGSELIDELGGLHNFMNWPRALLTDSGGFQMVSLLHLADITEKGVTFQSPVDGKPMLLTPEESIQIQNRIGADIIMALDDVVKTTITGPRVEEAMYRTIRWIDRCIAGIYALKNWSSAIYLGGEEKDSFWRVVAQCTAALPDDKPRYVMGVGYPLDIVVCSALGADMFDCVYPTRTARFGTALVPEGLLKLKHKVMASDMRPIDPECTCMVCKKYTRAYIHSLVTKDAMGSQLVSYHNLSYMMRLSRDLHMSIIKGCFPEFVCGFLKKMFPKGDIPEWVCDAMEVACIDISTCCFPSKD; from the exons ATGAAGATAAAGCACAAAACTGCAAGAGTAAAAAGGTGGAATTCAAGACGTTCAAGATA CTGTTTGATGCCAGTTTCTCCAACTGTTCGAACAATGGCGCTTAAATTCGAG GTTTTGGGTCGGTGTAATCGTGCTCGTGCATCCAAACTTACGCTTCCACACTTTGAGTGTCAGACGCCTCTATTTATGCCTGTTGGAACACAAG TTATTCAACAAAGTTACTTGTTAAAAGGCACAATAAAGGGTTTAACGACTAGCCAACTCGAAGATATCGGCTGTCATATAATACTTGGAAATACCTACCATTTGGAACTTCGTCCTGGTTCAGAGTTGATTGATGAACTTGGGGGCCTGCACAATTTTATGAACTGGCCAAGAGCACTACTTACGGACTCCGGTGGCTTTCAAATG GTCTCTCTGTTGCATTTAGCTGACATCACTGAGAAGGGTGTGACGTTTCAG TCACCTGTCGATGGAAAGCCAATGCTCTTAACACCTGAAGAATCAATACAAATCCAA AATAGAATTGGAGCAGATATCATTATGGCCCTTGACGATGTTGTCAAAACCACTATTACTGGTCCACGAGTTGAAGAAGCTATGTATCGCACCATACGTTGGATAGACAGATGTATAGCTG GGATATATGCGTTAAAGAACTGGTCAAGCGCAATTTACCTGG GTGGCGAAGAAAAAGATTCATTTTGGCGTGTTGTGGCTCAGTGCACTGCAGCTTTGCCCGATGATAAACCCCGATATGTTATG GGTGTTGGATATCCTCTTGATATTGTTGTGTGCAGCGCATTAGGTGCCGACATGTTTGACTGTGTATATCCAACGCGTACGGCTCGTTTTGGAACAGCTCTTGTACCCGAG GGGTTGCTTAAATTAAAGCACAAAGTAATGGCCAGTGATATGCGTCCCATCGATCCAGAATGCACCTGTATG GTCTGCAAGAAGTATACAAGAGCTTATATTCATTCTCTTGTTACAAAAGATGCTATGGGATCTCAGCTTGTATCATATCACAATTTGTCTTACATGATGAGG CTTAGCAGGGACCTACACATGTCCATAATTAAAGGATGCTTCCCAGA GTTTGTTTGTGGCTTTCTGAAGAAGATG TTCCCCAAAGGTGATATTCCAGAATGGGTCTGCGATGCTATGGAGGTTGCCTGTATCGACATCTCTACTTGCTGTTTTCCGTCCAAGGATTAA